The Girardinichthys multiradiatus isolate DD_20200921_A chromosome 6, DD_fGirMul_XY1, whole genome shotgun sequence genome window below encodes:
- the LOC124870470 gene encoding uncharacterized protein LOC124870470 isoform X5 — MEACMMKPEAKKKPTPIKRNEAEREVRPTPLMPPRPTDAELTHTQYRMERSAASHNEQNDNIQQGHTNLKPSETPVAPSRLTEKDPKAATRHSKLRENSRETEQPEAAADETDFKRSSQSGLMGMLRLSQKEKMPAFTSYLTDIFDQEEQTDDVPIRQASSNKPASKERSPDPSAEKTSSEKEQLGETNKEQHNAEHKRDEGSLLKTGMFWKTPKERSSSPAVKVSKADSDSEDVEKKEEKTSEPTHEKGGFCSGILKMSNKPADETFTQEKGGIFSGIFRKSPKPAETDRDKDVLQSDLSANSENLPENTNVKEKGNMFSGMFRRSPKPSEGSQLEEENLAADRDDSGSSDSLSETGSRKGKKIQDDEMSSSEGPNDNSTKEKGQISGGMLQKTPKSRGAAQSEEVAASDPDASASTENVSDNTQDRETQRELLDSSEDRAENNKETNIFSNMFKKTQKPAAEGSKTEMDRDPESQLWASSENLTDTTSPKKKKGLAEKFKRWSSFDNLFDEGSPATGSTLFGSSEYLLEPKATKEKTGGLAGIFKMSPKPSPRSVVTQDPLSDSKELSASWDSLTEAGKFVSASIDNLSDNSSSTKQEKRVGFSGMLRRTPKHLEQQEGEDTPPPTGRGLSSKRTIKKKRSVVSFRVKKTLPKTSKERSSKMLLIEESVEMEDLNTLEESTVLVEPVEMVAYQTEENPAQAEQENNELMEWWNSVKGWTEWNESSDFQEEGEQMAMEQAADRVYMAARLFVYLFNQRGASLQQRILELLSVADAADEFHKKTVSAAVGGGVASVAGSVATITGLILAPFTFGASIIVTAVGISVATAGSITSATANITDTVHSNMDRKKVEKMIQGYQEEIQDIRKCMEFVQEGMDTLQEWDFEKYSQSAAKKALSHNIKHVMKEGGRAGKALMINTDKLISTVQVLGAAGGAAKAAQAISITTGVMSALFLALDVFFLAKDSHELRKGAKTKFAGKIRQVCKDLQDGLLELNKVKTQLQKTMDGIEVEEYEEIQEVEVEVEDELESDPKKLAELEQEIDFLEEKLDKKEDKKEDLELKKSKETLLDIFKIKEKKDEKSIKEKGEVEEKEEKDKGEKMSESKSEKKKVNEMSVKTVKEVLKEQFEKGSKKE; from the exons ATGGAGGCCTGTATGATGAAGCCAGAGGCCAAAAAGAAGCCAACACCG ataaaaagaaacgaggcagagagagaagtgAGGCCAACACCATTGATGCCTCCTCGACCTACAGATGCT gAGCTGACTCACACACAGTACAGAATGGAAAGATCAGCAGCCTCACACAATGAG CAGAATGACAACATCCAGCAAGGACACACAAATCTAAAACCATCTGAAACTCCTGTTGCCCCATCGAGACTCACAGAAAAG GACCCAAAAGCAGCAACCAGACACAGCAAGCTCAGAGAG AATTCCAGAGAAACTGAGCAACCAGAAGCTGCAGCAGATGAAACGGATTTCAAGCGG AGCAGTCAGTCGGGCCTGATGGGAATGCTTCGCCTTAGCCAGAAAGAGAAAATGCCAGCTTTTACT AGCTACTTAACCGACATCTTTGATCAAGAGGAACAAACAGATGACGTCCCAATCAGACAGGCTTCCAGCAACAAACCA GCCAGTAAAGAACGGAGTCCAGATCCCAGTGCAGAAAAAACCAGTTCAGAGAAGGAACAACTGGGAGAGACAAACAAAGAGCAACACAATGCAGAGCATAAACGG GACGAAGGAAGCCTACTAAAAACTGGAATGTTTTGGAAAACACCCAAAGAAagatcctcctctcctgctgtaAAG GTCAGTAAAGCAGACAGTGATTCTgaagatgtggagaaaaaagaagagaaaacatCTGAACCAACCCAT GAAAAAGGTGGTTTCTGTTCTGGCATCTTAAAGATGTCCAACAAACCAGCAGATGAGACCTTCACACAG gaaaaaggaggaATTTTCAGCGGGATATTCAGGAAATCACCGAAGCCAGCAGAAACTGATCGG GACAAAGATGTTCTGCAGTCAGATTTGTCAGCCAACAGCGAGAATCTACCTGAAAACACTAACGTCAAA gAAAAAGGAAATATGTTCAGTGGGATGTTTAGAAGATCTCCAAAACCATCTGAAGGGTCGCAGTTGGAGGAG GAGAATCTGGCAGCAGACAGAGATGATTCAGGGAGCAGCGACAGTCTGTCTGAGACTGGTAGCAGAAAG GGGAAAAAGATACAAGATGATGAGATGTCAAGCAGCGAAGGTCCAAATGACAACTCCACCAAG GAAAAAGGACAAATATCTGGAGGAATGCTCCAGAAAACTCCCAAATCGAGGGGAGCTGCTCAATCGGAGGAG GTTGCAGCTTCTGACCCTGATGCCTCAGCCAGCACTGAGAATGTATCTGACAACACACAG GACAGAGAGACTCAGAGAGAGCTGTTAGATAGCAGCGAAGACCGGGCTGAGAATAACAAG gaaacaaacattttcagcaacatgtttaagaaaacacaaaagccaGCAGCAGAGGGCTCTAAAACAGAGATG GACAGGGACCCTGAAAGCCAGTTATGGGCCAGCAGTGAGAACCTGACTGACACAACCAGCCCAAAG AAGAAAAAAGGTCTGgctgaaaaatttaaaagatgGTCCAGCTTTGACAACCTGTTTGATGAG GGTTCGCCTGCGACAGGCTCAACGCTATTTGGGAGCTCTGAATATCTGTTGGAGCCAAAAGCAACAAAG GAGAAAACAGGAGGACTAGCAGGAATCTTTAAAATGTCGCCCAAACCATCTCCGCGCTCTGTTGTGACTCAG GATCCCCTGAGCGACTCTAAGGAGCTGTCAGCCAGCTGGGACAGCCTCACAGAGGCCGGAAAG TTTGTCTCAGCCAGCATAGATAATCTTTCTGATAATTCCAGTAGCACAAAG caggagaaaagagtCGGGTTTTCCGGGATGTTGAGACGGACACCTAAACATTTGGAGCAGCAG GAAGGTGAAGACACTCCGCCACCTACAGGACGAGGGCTGAGTAGCAAAAGAACcataaagaagaaaagaagc GTTGTGTCGTTCCGAGTCAAGAAAACTCTTCCCAAAACGTCCAAAGAG AGATCcagtaagatgcttctgatTGAGGAGAGCGTTGAGATGGAAGACCTGAACACACTAGAG gagaGCACGGTGTTGGTGGAGCCTGTGGAGATGGTAGCATATCAGACTGAAGAAAACCCAGCCCAGGCTGAGCAG GAGAACAATGAGCTGATGGAGTGGTGGAACTCAGTGAAAG GTTGGACCGAGTGGAACGAGAGCTCAGATTTCCAGGAGGAGGGTGAGCAAAT GGCAATGGAGCAGGCAGCCGATCGAGTCTACATGGCAGCCCGCCTTTTCGTGTATCTTTTCAACCAGCGGGGGGCGTCCTTGCAGCAGCGCATCCTGGAACTGCTCTCTGTGGCTGATGCTGCAGATGAATTCCACAAGAAGACGGTGTCGGCCGCTGTGGGCGGAGGCGTGGCCAGCGTGGCAGGCAGTGTGGCAACAATTACCGGCCTGATTCTGGCCCCATTCACATTCGGAGCGTCGATCATCGTCACTGCGGTGGGGATCAGCGTGGCGACGGCTGGCAGCATCACGTCGGCGACAGCCAACATCACTGACACTGTGCACTCCAACATGGACCGTAAGAAGGTAGAGAAGATGATCCAGGGCTACCAGGAGGAGATCCAAGACATTAGGAAATGCATGGAGTTTGTGCAG GAAGGCATGGACACCCTGCAGGAGTGGGATTTTGAGAAATACTCCCAAAGTGCTGCCAAGAAGGCTCTGAGCCACAACATTAAGCATGTGATGAAAGAGGGAGGCCGAGCTGGAAAAGCCCTGATGATCAACACCGATAAGCTCATCAGCACCGTGCAGGTTTTGGGCGCCGCTGGTGGTGCCGCTAAAGCCGCCCAGGCAATCAGCATCACCACGGGCGTCATGTCCGCCCTCTTCCTGGCCCTGGACGTTTTCTTCCTCGCCAAAGACTCCCACGAGCTCCGCAAGGGAGCCAAAACCAAGTTCGCTGGTAAGATCAGGCAGGTGTGCAAGGACCTTCAGGACGGTCTGCTGGAGCTGAACAAGGTGAAGACGCAACTGCAGAAGACCATGGACGGCATCGAGGTGGAGGAGTACGAGGAGATCCAGGAGGttgaggtggaggtggaggaCGAGTTGGAGTCCGACCCGAAGAAGCTGGCAgagctggagcaggagatcgacttCCTTGAAGAGAAACTGGACAAAAAAGAGGACAAGAAGGAGGACTTGGAGCTGAAGAAGAGCAAAGAGACACTGTTGGACATCTTCAAAATAAAGGAGAAAAAGGATGAGAAGAGCATAAAGGAAAAAGGAGAAGTCgaggaaaaggaggaaaaagaCAAAGGCGAGAAGATGTCTGAGTCcaaatctgagaagaaaaagGTAAATGAAATGAGCGTGAAAACAGTGAAAGAAGTTTTAAAAGAACAATTTGAGAAAGGAAGCAAGAAAGAGTAA
- the LOC124870470 gene encoding uncharacterized protein LOC124870470 isoform X6 — translation MEACMMKPEAKKKPTPIKRNEAEREVRPTPLMPPRPTDANDNIQQGHTNLKPSETPVAPSRLTEKDPKAATRHSKLRENSRETEQPEAAADETDFKRSSQSGLMGMLRLSQKEKMPAFTSYLTDIFDQEEQTDDVPIRQASSNKPASKERSPDPSAEKTSSEKEQLGETNKEQHNAEHKRDEGSLLKTGMFWKTPKERSSSPAVKVSKADSDSEDVEKKEEKTSEPTHEKGGFCSGILKMSNKPADETFTQEKGGIFSGIFRKSPKPAETDRDKDVLQSDLSANSENLPENTNVKEKGNMFSGMFRRSPKPSEGSQLEEENLAADRDDSGSSDSLSETGSRKGKKIQDDEMSSSEGPNDNSTKEKGQISGGMLQKTPKSRGAAQSEEVAASDPDASASTENVSDNTQDRETQRELLDSSEDRAENNKETNIFSNMFKKTQKPAAEGSKTEMDRDPESQLWASSENLTDTTSPKKKKGLAEKFKRWSSFDNLFDEDKNIFSSTFKRTPKPADEGSPATGSTLFGSSEYLLEPKATKEKTGGLAGIFKMSPKPSPRSVVTQDPLSDSKELSASWDSLTEAGKFVSASIDNLSDNSSSTKQEKRVGFSGMLRRTPKHLEQQEGEDTPPPTGRGLSSKRTIKKKRSVVSFRVKKTLPKTSKERSSKMLLIEESVEMEDLNTLEESTVLVEPVEMVAYQTEENPAQAEQENNELMEWWNSVKGWTEWNESSDFQEEGEQMAMEQAADRVYMAARLFVYLFNQRGASLQQRILELLSVADAADEFHKKTVSAAVGGGVASVAGSVATITGLILAPFTFGASIIVTAVGISVATAGSITSATANITDTVHSNMDRKKVEKMIQGYQEEIQDIRKCMEFVQEGMDTLQEWDFEKYSQSAAKKALSHNIKHVMKEGGRAGKALMINTDKLISTVQVLGAAGGAAKAAQAISITTGVMSALFLALDVFFLAKDSHELRKGAKTKFAGKIRQVCKDLQDGLLELNKVKTQLQKTMDGIEVEEYEEIQEVEVEVEDELESDPKKLAELEQEIDFLEEKLDKKEDKKEDLELKKSKETLLDIFKIKEKKDEKSIKEKGEVEEKEEKDKGEKMSESKSEKKKVNEMSVKTVKEVLKEQFEKGSKKE, via the exons ATGGAGGCCTGTATGATGAAGCCAGAGGCCAAAAAGAAGCCAACACCG ataaaaagaaacgaggcagagagagaagtgAGGCCAACACCATTGATGCCTCCTCGACCTACAGATGCT AATGACAACATCCAGCAAGGACACACAAATCTAAAACCATCTGAAACTCCTGTTGCCCCATCGAGACTCACAGAAAAG GACCCAAAAGCAGCAACCAGACACAGCAAGCTCAGAGAG AATTCCAGAGAAACTGAGCAACCAGAAGCTGCAGCAGATGAAACGGATTTCAAGCGG AGCAGTCAGTCGGGCCTGATGGGAATGCTTCGCCTTAGCCAGAAAGAGAAAATGCCAGCTTTTACT AGCTACTTAACCGACATCTTTGATCAAGAGGAACAAACAGATGACGTCCCAATCAGACAGGCTTCCAGCAACAAACCA GCCAGTAAAGAACGGAGTCCAGATCCCAGTGCAGAAAAAACCAGTTCAGAGAAGGAACAACTGGGAGAGACAAACAAAGAGCAACACAATGCAGAGCATAAACGG GACGAAGGAAGCCTACTAAAAACTGGAATGTTTTGGAAAACACCCAAAGAAagatcctcctctcctgctgtaAAG GTCAGTAAAGCAGACAGTGATTCTgaagatgtggagaaaaaagaagagaaaacatCTGAACCAACCCAT GAAAAAGGTGGTTTCTGTTCTGGCATCTTAAAGATGTCCAACAAACCAGCAGATGAGACCTTCACACAG gaaaaaggaggaATTTTCAGCGGGATATTCAGGAAATCACCGAAGCCAGCAGAAACTGATCGG GACAAAGATGTTCTGCAGTCAGATTTGTCAGCCAACAGCGAGAATCTACCTGAAAACACTAACGTCAAA gAAAAAGGAAATATGTTCAGTGGGATGTTTAGAAGATCTCCAAAACCATCTGAAGGGTCGCAGTTGGAGGAG GAGAATCTGGCAGCAGACAGAGATGATTCAGGGAGCAGCGACAGTCTGTCTGAGACTGGTAGCAGAAAG GGGAAAAAGATACAAGATGATGAGATGTCAAGCAGCGAAGGTCCAAATGACAACTCCACCAAG GAAAAAGGACAAATATCTGGAGGAATGCTCCAGAAAACTCCCAAATCGAGGGGAGCTGCTCAATCGGAGGAG GTTGCAGCTTCTGACCCTGATGCCTCAGCCAGCACTGAGAATGTATCTGACAACACACAG GACAGAGAGACTCAGAGAGAGCTGTTAGATAGCAGCGAAGACCGGGCTGAGAATAACAAG gaaacaaacattttcagcaacatgtttaagaaaacacaaaagccaGCAGCAGAGGGCTCTAAAACAGAGATG GACAGGGACCCTGAAAGCCAGTTATGGGCCAGCAGTGAGAACCTGACTGACACAACCAGCCCAAAG AAGAAAAAAGGTCTGgctgaaaaatttaaaagatgGTCCAGCTTTGACAACCTGTTTGATGAG gacaaaaatattttcagcagcACGTTTAAGAGAACTCCTAAGCCTGCAGATGAG GGTTCGCCTGCGACAGGCTCAACGCTATTTGGGAGCTCTGAATATCTGTTGGAGCCAAAAGCAACAAAG GAGAAAACAGGAGGACTAGCAGGAATCTTTAAAATGTCGCCCAAACCATCTCCGCGCTCTGTTGTGACTCAG GATCCCCTGAGCGACTCTAAGGAGCTGTCAGCCAGCTGGGACAGCCTCACAGAGGCCGGAAAG TTTGTCTCAGCCAGCATAGATAATCTTTCTGATAATTCCAGTAGCACAAAG caggagaaaagagtCGGGTTTTCCGGGATGTTGAGACGGACACCTAAACATTTGGAGCAGCAG GAAGGTGAAGACACTCCGCCACCTACAGGACGAGGGCTGAGTAGCAAAAGAACcataaagaagaaaagaagc GTTGTGTCGTTCCGAGTCAAGAAAACTCTTCCCAAAACGTCCAAAGAG AGATCcagtaagatgcttctgatTGAGGAGAGCGTTGAGATGGAAGACCTGAACACACTAGAG gagaGCACGGTGTTGGTGGAGCCTGTGGAGATGGTAGCATATCAGACTGAAGAAAACCCAGCCCAGGCTGAGCAG GAGAACAATGAGCTGATGGAGTGGTGGAACTCAGTGAAAG GTTGGACCGAGTGGAACGAGAGCTCAGATTTCCAGGAGGAGGGTGAGCAAAT GGCAATGGAGCAGGCAGCCGATCGAGTCTACATGGCAGCCCGCCTTTTCGTGTATCTTTTCAACCAGCGGGGGGCGTCCTTGCAGCAGCGCATCCTGGAACTGCTCTCTGTGGCTGATGCTGCAGATGAATTCCACAAGAAGACGGTGTCGGCCGCTGTGGGCGGAGGCGTGGCCAGCGTGGCAGGCAGTGTGGCAACAATTACCGGCCTGATTCTGGCCCCATTCACATTCGGAGCGTCGATCATCGTCACTGCGGTGGGGATCAGCGTGGCGACGGCTGGCAGCATCACGTCGGCGACAGCCAACATCACTGACACTGTGCACTCCAACATGGACCGTAAGAAGGTAGAGAAGATGATCCAGGGCTACCAGGAGGAGATCCAAGACATTAGGAAATGCATGGAGTTTGTGCAG GAAGGCATGGACACCCTGCAGGAGTGGGATTTTGAGAAATACTCCCAAAGTGCTGCCAAGAAGGCTCTGAGCCACAACATTAAGCATGTGATGAAAGAGGGAGGCCGAGCTGGAAAAGCCCTGATGATCAACACCGATAAGCTCATCAGCACCGTGCAGGTTTTGGGCGCCGCTGGTGGTGCCGCTAAAGCCGCCCAGGCAATCAGCATCACCACGGGCGTCATGTCCGCCCTCTTCCTGGCCCTGGACGTTTTCTTCCTCGCCAAAGACTCCCACGAGCTCCGCAAGGGAGCCAAAACCAAGTTCGCTGGTAAGATCAGGCAGGTGTGCAAGGACCTTCAGGACGGTCTGCTGGAGCTGAACAAGGTGAAGACGCAACTGCAGAAGACCATGGACGGCATCGAGGTGGAGGAGTACGAGGAGATCCAGGAGGttgaggtggaggtggaggaCGAGTTGGAGTCCGACCCGAAGAAGCTGGCAgagctggagcaggagatcgacttCCTTGAAGAGAAACTGGACAAAAAAGAGGACAAGAAGGAGGACTTGGAGCTGAAGAAGAGCAAAGAGACACTGTTGGACATCTTCAAAATAAAGGAGAAAAAGGATGAGAAGAGCATAAAGGAAAAAGGAGAAGTCgaggaaaaggaggaaaaagaCAAAGGCGAGAAGATGTCTGAGTCcaaatctgagaagaaaaagGTAAATGAAATGAGCGTGAAAACAGTGAAAGAAGTTTTAAAAGAACAATTTGAGAAAGGAAGCAAGAAAGAGTAA
- the LOC124870470 gene encoding uncharacterized protein LOC124870470 isoform X3, with translation MEACMMKPEAKKKPTPIKRNEAEREVRPTPLMPPRPTDAELTHTQYRMERSAASHNEQNDNIQQGHTNLKPSETPVAPSRLTEKDPKAATRHSKLRENSRETEQPEAAADETDFKRSSQSGLMGMLRLSQKEKMPAFTSYLTDIFDQEEQTDDVPIRQASSNKPASKERSPDPSAEKTSSEKEQLGETNKEQHNAEHKRDEGSLLKTGMFWKTPKERSSSPAVKVSKADSDSEDVEKKEEKTSEPTHEKGGFCSGILKMSNKPADETFTQEKGGIFSGIFRKSPKPAETDRDKDVLQSDLSANSENLPENTNVKEKGNMFSGMFRRSPKPSEGSQLEEENLAADRDDSGSSDSLSETGSRKGKKIQDDEMSSSEGPNDNSTKEKGQISGGMLQKTPKSRGAAQSEEVAASDPDASASTENVSDNTQDRETQRELLDSSEDRAENNKETNIFSNMFKKTQKPAAEGSKTEMDRDPESQLWASSENLTDTTSPKKKKGLAEKFKRWSSFDNLFDEDKNIFSSTFKRTPKPADEGSPATGSTLFGSSEYLLEPKATKEKTGGLAGIFKMSPKPSPRSVVTQDPLSDSKELSASWDSLTEAGKFVSASIDNLSDNSSSTKEKRVGFSGMLRRTPKHLEQQEGEDTPPPTGRGLSSKRTIKKKRSVVSFRVKKTLPKTSKERSSKMLLIEESVEMEDLNTLEESTVLVEPVEMVAYQTEENPAQAEQENNELMEWWNSVKGWTEWNESSDFQEEGEQMAMEQAADRVYMAARLFVYLFNQRGASLQQRILELLSVADAADEFHKKTVSAAVGGGVASVAGSVATITGLILAPFTFGASIIVTAVGISVATAGSITSATANITDTVHSNMDRKKVEKMIQGYQEEIQDIRKCMEFVQEGMDTLQEWDFEKYSQSAAKKALSHNIKHVMKEGGRAGKALMINTDKLISTVQVLGAAGGAAKAAQAISITTGVMSALFLALDVFFLAKDSHELRKGAKTKFAGKIRQVCKDLQDGLLELNKVKTQLQKTMDGIEVEEYEEIQEVEVEVEDELESDPKKLAELEQEIDFLEEKLDKKEDKKEDLELKKSKETLLDIFKIKEKKDEKSIKEKGEVEEKEEKDKGEKMSESKSEKKKVNEMSVKTVKEVLKEQFEKGSKKE, from the exons ATGGAGGCCTGTATGATGAAGCCAGAGGCCAAAAAGAAGCCAACACCG ataaaaagaaacgaggcagagagagaagtgAGGCCAACACCATTGATGCCTCCTCGACCTACAGATGCT gAGCTGACTCACACACAGTACAGAATGGAAAGATCAGCAGCCTCACACAATGAG CAGAATGACAACATCCAGCAAGGACACACAAATCTAAAACCATCTGAAACTCCTGTTGCCCCATCGAGACTCACAGAAAAG GACCCAAAAGCAGCAACCAGACACAGCAAGCTCAGAGAG AATTCCAGAGAAACTGAGCAACCAGAAGCTGCAGCAGATGAAACGGATTTCAAGCGG AGCAGTCAGTCGGGCCTGATGGGAATGCTTCGCCTTAGCCAGAAAGAGAAAATGCCAGCTTTTACT AGCTACTTAACCGACATCTTTGATCAAGAGGAACAAACAGATGACGTCCCAATCAGACAGGCTTCCAGCAACAAACCA GCCAGTAAAGAACGGAGTCCAGATCCCAGTGCAGAAAAAACCAGTTCAGAGAAGGAACAACTGGGAGAGACAAACAAAGAGCAACACAATGCAGAGCATAAACGG GACGAAGGAAGCCTACTAAAAACTGGAATGTTTTGGAAAACACCCAAAGAAagatcctcctctcctgctgtaAAG GTCAGTAAAGCAGACAGTGATTCTgaagatgtggagaaaaaagaagagaaaacatCTGAACCAACCCAT GAAAAAGGTGGTTTCTGTTCTGGCATCTTAAAGATGTCCAACAAACCAGCAGATGAGACCTTCACACAG gaaaaaggaggaATTTTCAGCGGGATATTCAGGAAATCACCGAAGCCAGCAGAAACTGATCGG GACAAAGATGTTCTGCAGTCAGATTTGTCAGCCAACAGCGAGAATCTACCTGAAAACACTAACGTCAAA gAAAAAGGAAATATGTTCAGTGGGATGTTTAGAAGATCTCCAAAACCATCTGAAGGGTCGCAGTTGGAGGAG GAGAATCTGGCAGCAGACAGAGATGATTCAGGGAGCAGCGACAGTCTGTCTGAGACTGGTAGCAGAAAG GGGAAAAAGATACAAGATGATGAGATGTCAAGCAGCGAAGGTCCAAATGACAACTCCACCAAG GAAAAAGGACAAATATCTGGAGGAATGCTCCAGAAAACTCCCAAATCGAGGGGAGCTGCTCAATCGGAGGAG GTTGCAGCTTCTGACCCTGATGCCTCAGCCAGCACTGAGAATGTATCTGACAACACACAG GACAGAGAGACTCAGAGAGAGCTGTTAGATAGCAGCGAAGACCGGGCTGAGAATAACAAG gaaacaaacattttcagcaacatgtttaagaaaacacaaaagccaGCAGCAGAGGGCTCTAAAACAGAGATG GACAGGGACCCTGAAAGCCAGTTATGGGCCAGCAGTGAGAACCTGACTGACACAACCAGCCCAAAG AAGAAAAAAGGTCTGgctgaaaaatttaaaagatgGTCCAGCTTTGACAACCTGTTTGATGAG gacaaaaatattttcagcagcACGTTTAAGAGAACTCCTAAGCCTGCAGATGAG GGTTCGCCTGCGACAGGCTCAACGCTATTTGGGAGCTCTGAATATCTGTTGGAGCCAAAAGCAACAAAG GAGAAAACAGGAGGACTAGCAGGAATCTTTAAAATGTCGCCCAAACCATCTCCGCGCTCTGTTGTGACTCAG GATCCCCTGAGCGACTCTAAGGAGCTGTCAGCCAGCTGGGACAGCCTCACAGAGGCCGGAAAG TTTGTCTCAGCCAGCATAGATAATCTTTCTGATAATTCCAGTAGCACAAAG gagaaaagagtCGGGTTTTCCGGGATGTTGAGACGGACACCTAAACATTTGGAGCAGCAG GAAGGTGAAGACACTCCGCCACCTACAGGACGAGGGCTGAGTAGCAAAAGAACcataaagaagaaaagaagc GTTGTGTCGTTCCGAGTCAAGAAAACTCTTCCCAAAACGTCCAAAGAG AGATCcagtaagatgcttctgatTGAGGAGAGCGTTGAGATGGAAGACCTGAACACACTAGAG gagaGCACGGTGTTGGTGGAGCCTGTGGAGATGGTAGCATATCAGACTGAAGAAAACCCAGCCCAGGCTGAGCAG GAGAACAATGAGCTGATGGAGTGGTGGAACTCAGTGAAAG GTTGGACCGAGTGGAACGAGAGCTCAGATTTCCAGGAGGAGGGTGAGCAAAT GGCAATGGAGCAGGCAGCCGATCGAGTCTACATGGCAGCCCGCCTTTTCGTGTATCTTTTCAACCAGCGGGGGGCGTCCTTGCAGCAGCGCATCCTGGAACTGCTCTCTGTGGCTGATGCTGCAGATGAATTCCACAAGAAGACGGTGTCGGCCGCTGTGGGCGGAGGCGTGGCCAGCGTGGCAGGCAGTGTGGCAACAATTACCGGCCTGATTCTGGCCCCATTCACATTCGGAGCGTCGATCATCGTCACTGCGGTGGGGATCAGCGTGGCGACGGCTGGCAGCATCACGTCGGCGACAGCCAACATCACTGACACTGTGCACTCCAACATGGACCGTAAGAAGGTAGAGAAGATGATCCAGGGCTACCAGGAGGAGATCCAAGACATTAGGAAATGCATGGAGTTTGTGCAG GAAGGCATGGACACCCTGCAGGAGTGGGATTTTGAGAAATACTCCCAAAGTGCTGCCAAGAAGGCTCTGAGCCACAACATTAAGCATGTGATGAAAGAGGGAGGCCGAGCTGGAAAAGCCCTGATGATCAACACCGATAAGCTCATCAGCACCGTGCAGGTTTTGGGCGCCGCTGGTGGTGCCGCTAAAGCCGCCCAGGCAATCAGCATCACCACGGGCGTCATGTCCGCCCTCTTCCTGGCCCTGGACGTTTTCTTCCTCGCCAAAGACTCCCACGAGCTCCGCAAGGGAGCCAAAACCAAGTTCGCTGGTAAGATCAGGCAGGTGTGCAAGGACCTTCAGGACGGTCTGCTGGAGCTGAACAAGGTGAAGACGCAACTGCAGAAGACCATGGACGGCATCGAGGTGGAGGAGTACGAGGAGATCCAGGAGGttgaggtggaggtggaggaCGAGTTGGAGTCCGACCCGAAGAAGCTGGCAgagctggagcaggagatcgacttCCTTGAAGAGAAACTGGACAAAAAAGAGGACAAGAAGGAGGACTTGGAGCTGAAGAAGAGCAAAGAGACACTGTTGGACATCTTCAAAATAAAGGAGAAAAAGGATGAGAAGAGCATAAAGGAAAAAGGAGAAGTCgaggaaaaggaggaaaaagaCAAAGGCGAGAAGATGTCTGAGTCcaaatctgagaagaaaaagGTAAATGAAATGAGCGTGAAAACAGTGAAAGAAGTTTTAAAAGAACAATTTGAGAAAGGAAGCAAGAAAGAGTAA